AGGAAGTCGGGATGCCAGGTGCGCTCGGGCAAATCGATTGAGCGGGAGTGATAAACGAATGGTACGTCGGCCGAAGTCTTGGTTGCTTGCCACTGCTTCCAGGCCAAGATGCCCAGGTCGCGGCCGTAGCGCTCGGCCCGTTCCCAACGGCTCGTACCTGAGTCTGAACGGGGCACGGGCGCCTGATCGCCCTCGGCGCCGTTGTAGTACATCGCGATGACGCCGTCCGCAACTAGCGATTCGACGGTACGCTGTAAGTGGCCGGGCCAGTCGCCGGAGAACAGCATGTCCTCGCCGGACATGAAGGTGGGATGTGCCGTAAAGTTGACTAGCACCGCGAGCGGTTTACCTAGTGCGGTATCGATGCGGGTCACCGTAAGATTGTTGTCGGTTACAGTGCCGCCGCGGCGGTTGCGGTTCCAGCCGTCGATCGACTCGGTCGTCGTGCCCACCGACACTTCGATCAGTTGCCTCTCCGCCTGGCGCACTACTTCCGACAGGCGATCTACGACGAACTCGTGGACGCGCGAATTATAGATCCCGAGTTGGGGGATCTGAAACGTATTGAGCGGGTTGATAGCGTTCATCTCGATGCTGGTGTGCGAGTGACTGGCCAGCAACATGACTTGGCCGGCCGACCAGCCATCGGACAGTCGCTCGAGCAACTCGGGCTTCAAAGTAGGTGGAAAACCGACGATATCAACTGTTACGATCGCGAACTTCTGCTGGCCAGCCGTAACGACCAAGGCCTTAGCGAAAATGCGATCATGCACGCCCTCGGCCGGACGATTCATCCGCTCGCCGTAGCCACCTAAAGGGACGTGGAATTCCAACGGCGGCGTCAGATCGACGCGCGCCACACCGGCCTTGAGTTCGGCCGCGCGGCAGGCGCCTACCGACGCCGCAAATACGGTGAGGACCACGCCACACATCAGCATTCGTGCCGTCGTTCGCATTACTTCCACAGCCTTTCTTTGATGACCGTCGACGTCCAGATATCTTAATGGCGAGCCGACCGGAAATCGATT
The nucleotide sequence above comes from Planctomycetia bacterium. Encoded proteins:
- a CDS encoding neutral/alkaline non-lysosomal ceramidase N-terminal domain-containing protein, encoding MRTTARMLMCGVVLTVFAASVGACRAAELKAGVARVDLTPPLEFHVPLGGYGERMNRPAEGVHDRIFAKALVVTAGQQKFAIVTVDIVGFPPTLKPELLERLSDGWSAGQVMLLASHSHTSIEMNAINPLNTFQIPQLGIYNSRVHEFVVDRLSEVVRQAERQLIEVSVGTTTESIDGWNRNRRGGTVTDNNLTVTRIDTALGKPLAVLVNFTAHPTFMSGEDMLFSGDWPGHLQRTVESLVADGVIAMYYNGAEGDQAPVPRSDSGTSRWERAERYGRDLGILAWKQWQATKTSADVPFVYHSRSIDLPERTWHPDFLKTGGAEYGLSEKLLQELLPVLFPKQVDCVSLRLGDLLIVGIPGEMAASLGMEIKSQVGRNTGVKNPVIGGLADEWISYMLPAEEYRRGGYESSVSFYGENLGETIVAGAIAGASELAK